One Microbacterium trichothecenolyticum DNA window includes the following coding sequences:
- a CDS encoding LmeA family phospholipid-binding protein has protein sequence MTTDAAPSRRRSGRWIAVLVVLVLLLAGAVVAAEFIARSVVTSTVRSLVVKHLGLPDNQNVDVTVAGVVLAQVIGGHLDDVTISSNDVTLGPLTGDVLVEMQGVPVSGGEAAQGGSASVRLDEQQVRTLLAQIPDFPAGTITMAAPDLTFTNQLSVLGVGIPVGVSVTPGASEGDLTLTPSAFELGGNSIDADTLRTQFGGVADSVLRTQSLCIADRLPAALTLTSATVQGQNLVAAFSIAGGVLNDPALRRDGSCG, from the coding sequence ATGACGACGGATGCCGCGCCCTCGCGCCGCAGGTCCGGGCGCTGGATCGCGGTGCTCGTCGTGCTCGTCCTGCTGCTGGCGGGGGCGGTGGTGGCAGCGGAGTTCATCGCGCGTTCCGTCGTCACGAGCACGGTGCGTTCGCTCGTCGTGAAGCACCTGGGGTTGCCCGACAACCAGAACGTCGATGTGACCGTCGCCGGTGTCGTGCTCGCGCAGGTGATCGGCGGGCATCTGGACGACGTGACGATCAGCTCGAACGACGTGACGCTGGGGCCCCTCACCGGCGACGTGCTCGTCGAGATGCAGGGCGTGCCCGTGTCCGGCGGCGAGGCGGCTCAGGGCGGCAGCGCGTCGGTGCGCCTCGACGAGCAGCAGGTGCGAACGCTGTTGGCCCAGATTCCCGATTTTCCGGCGGGCACGATCACGATGGCGGCGCCGGATCTGACGTTCACCAATCAGCTGTCGGTACTCGGTGTCGGCATCCCGGTGGGCGTCTCGGTCACGCCGGGCGCCTCAGAGGGTGACCTCACGCTCACGCCGTCGGCGTTCGAGCTGGGCGGCAACAGCATCGACGCCGACACGCTGCGCACGCAGTTCGGGGGAGTGGCCGATTCGGTCTTGCGCACCCAGAGCCTGTGCATCGCCGATCGACTTCCCGCGGCGCTCACGCTGACCTCGGCTACCGTTCAGGGCCAGAACCTGGTCGCGGCGTTCAGCATCGCCGGCGGCGTTCTGAACGACCCCGCGCTGCGGCGCGACGGATCCTGCGGCTGA
- the argS gene encoding arginine--tRNA ligase → MDPAALSAALLAVIAPLAEARREGSSAGITADDLPLERPKNRDHGDWASNAALKLSKVVGANPREFAAEIAAGLEAVDGIASVEVAGPGFINIRLDAAAAGALAKTIVEQGAAFGTNDSRTDEIINLEFVSANPTGPIHLGGTRWAALGDALARILSSQGAQVTREYYFNDHGAQIDRFARSLVAAHQGDPTPEDGYGGAYIHDIAKRVAEAYDGDIDALDADAEQEAFRELGVNFMFDEIKQSLHEFGVDFDVYFHENDLHNSGAVERAVARLRELGHIFEADGATWLRSTEFGDDKDRVIIKSDGQPAYISGDLAYYLDKRERGFNRCIIMLGADHHGYVQRLMAMCAAFGDEPNVNLQVLIGQMVNLVRDGQPMRMSKRAGTVVTLEDLVEIVGVDAARYALTRSSADSNLDIDLDVLQKRTNDNPVFYVQYAHARTHNVARNAADSGVDRSEFAPELLDHETESALLGALQEYPRIVAYAAEVREPHRVARYLEELAGLYHRWYDNCRVIPQGDAPVESVHRTRLWLNDATGQVLRNGLTLLGVSAPERM, encoded by the coding sequence ATGGATCCCGCTGCCCTCTCCGCTGCCCTGCTCGCCGTCATCGCCCCGCTCGCCGAGGCGCGACGAGAGGGGTCCTCGGCGGGTATCACCGCCGACGACCTGCCACTCGAGCGGCCGAAGAACCGCGACCACGGTGACTGGGCGTCCAACGCCGCCCTGAAGCTGTCGAAGGTCGTCGGCGCCAACCCGCGCGAGTTCGCCGCCGAGATCGCCGCGGGCCTCGAAGCCGTCGATGGCATCGCGAGCGTCGAGGTCGCGGGCCCGGGCTTCATCAACATCCGACTGGATGCCGCCGCAGCCGGCGCCCTGGCGAAGACGATCGTCGAGCAGGGGGCGGCGTTCGGCACGAACGACTCCCGTACCGACGAGATCATCAACCTCGAGTTCGTCAGCGCCAACCCCACGGGCCCCATCCACCTCGGCGGCACCCGTTGGGCCGCCCTCGGTGACGCCCTCGCGCGGATCCTGTCGTCGCAGGGCGCCCAGGTCACCCGCGAGTACTACTTCAACGACCACGGCGCGCAGATCGATCGGTTCGCCCGCAGCCTCGTCGCCGCTCACCAGGGTGACCCGACGCCCGAAGACGGGTACGGCGGTGCGTACATCCACGACATCGCCAAGCGCGTGGCCGAGGCCTACGACGGCGACATCGACGCCCTCGACGCGGACGCCGAGCAAGAGGCCTTCCGTGAGCTCGGCGTGAACTTCATGTTCGACGAGATCAAGCAGTCGCTGCACGAGTTCGGCGTCGACTTCGACGTGTACTTCCACGAGAACGACCTGCACAACTCCGGTGCGGTCGAGCGCGCCGTCGCGCGGCTTCGCGAGCTCGGCCACATCTTCGAGGCCGACGGCGCCACCTGGCTGCGCTCCACCGAGTTCGGCGACGACAAAGACCGCGTCATCATCAAGTCCGACGGGCAGCCCGCCTACATCTCGGGCGATCTGGCGTACTACCTCGACAAGCGCGAGCGCGGCTTCAACCGCTGCATCATCATGCTCGGCGCCGACCACCACGGGTACGTCCAGCGCCTCATGGCGATGTGCGCCGCCTTCGGCGACGAGCCGAACGTCAACCTGCAGGTGCTCATCGGGCAGATGGTCAACCTCGTTCGCGACGGCCAGCCGATGCGCATGTCCAAGCGCGCCGGCACCGTGGTGACCCTCGAAGACCTCGTCGAGATCGTCGGAGTGGATGCCGCCCGCTACGCCCTCACGCGCAGCTCCGCCGACTCGAACCTCGACATCGACCTCGACGTGCTGCAGAAGCGCACGAACGACAACCCGGTGTTCTACGTGCAGTACGCCCATGCCCGCACGCACAACGTCGCCCGCAACGCGGCCGACTCGGGCGTCGACCGCTCCGAGTTCGCCCCCGAGCTGCTCGACCACGAGACCGAGTCGGCGCTGCTCGGCGCGCTGCAGGAGTACCCGCGCATCGTGGCGTACGCCGCCGAGGTACGTGAGCCGCACCGCGTCGCGCGCTACCTCGAAGAGCTGGCGGGTCTGTACCACCGCTGGTACGACAACTGCCGCGTCATCCCGCAGGGCGACGCACCGGTCGAGTCGGTGCACCGCACCCGCCTGTGGCTGAACGACGCGACGGGTCAGGTGCTGCGCAACGGCCTGACGCTGCTCGGCGTCAGCGCGCCGGAGCGGATGTAA
- a CDS encoding transglutaminase-like domain-containing protein: MPRRVTAELDLDLGASVDLIFQITAAQGVPLATENLTFSQGDRHYTPTEIVDQSGSRLHRLTAEPGPLAVRYDAVVPGASQTPHTSDLETITYLRPSRYCQSDEVFSQARRQFRALAGADLLAAVSDFVASTVTYTPGLSLGTDSAVTTLMTGQGVCRDYAHVVISLLRAMDMPARYAACYAPGLDPMDFHAVAEAYLDGAWYVVDATRLADRRSLVRIATGRDAADCAFLSYHGGYVGLERMYVDAVVDDETWDADIPDDHEALVQIA, encoded by the coding sequence GTGCCGCGCCGGGTGACCGCTGAACTCGACCTCGATCTGGGGGCGTCCGTCGACCTCATCTTCCAGATCACCGCTGCCCAGGGCGTGCCCCTGGCGACCGAGAATCTGACGTTCTCGCAGGGCGACCGGCACTACACCCCGACCGAGATCGTCGATCAGTCGGGAAGCCGTCTGCACCGTCTCACGGCCGAGCCGGGCCCCCTCGCGGTGCGGTACGACGCCGTCGTGCCGGGCGCGTCCCAGACCCCGCACACGAGTGACCTCGAGACCATCACCTACCTGCGGCCGAGTCGCTACTGCCAGTCCGACGAGGTGTTCTCGCAGGCGCGCCGTCAGTTCCGCGCTCTCGCGGGGGCGGACCTGCTCGCCGCGGTATCGGACTTCGTGGCATCCACCGTCACCTACACCCCCGGGCTCAGCCTCGGCACCGACAGTGCGGTGACCACCCTCATGACCGGCCAGGGCGTGTGCCGCGACTACGCACACGTCGTCATCTCGCTGTTGCGCGCGATGGACATGCCCGCGCGCTACGCCGCCTGCTACGCTCCGGGGCTCGATCCGATGGACTTCCACGCGGTAGCCGAGGCGTACCTCGACGGCGCGTGGTACGTCGTCGACGCCACGCGGCTCGCCGATCGCCGCTCGCTGGTGCGCATCGCGACCGGACGCGACGCAGCCGACTGCGCCTTCCTCAGCTACCACGGCGGCTACGTCGGTCTCGAGCGCATGTACGTCGACGCGGTGGTCGACGACGAGACGTGGGATGCCGATATCCCCGACGACCACGAAGCTCTGGTGCAGATCGCCTGA
- a CDS encoding serine/threonine-protein kinase, translating into MTEPTPTVPYDPAVDDLFDGRYRLGRVIGRGGYARVYEAEDTSLGRTVALKVIDGDGADPDDAARVRSEIRLLASLAHPSLVTLYDARLSSAPAYLSMELIAGPTLSDLIARGPLAGEEVARAGREIAEALAVIHGRGIVHRDVKPSNILVRPAAHHGESPRATLADFGIASLVGATRVTRAGAVVGTAAYLSPEQARGMPAVPASDVYALGLVLLEALTGTRAFAGRTPHESLAARLVAAPEIPPAIPAPWRDVLERMTAVDPAERPDAADLIVALRPLADVALVSPSSRVAVLPGATGPTRVLDVPTSPRRRRPSRRVVIVASVVAALLIGGCVSVAVATADQSAQPALPSLPQPLDQHIDDLWKEVGP; encoded by the coding sequence ATGACCGAACCCACCCCCACCGTTCCATACGACCCCGCCGTCGACGACCTCTTCGACGGGCGGTACCGTCTGGGCCGCGTGATCGGCCGCGGAGGCTACGCCCGCGTCTACGAAGCCGAGGACACCTCACTGGGTCGTACCGTCGCGCTCAAGGTCATCGACGGCGACGGCGCGGATCCCGACGACGCGGCGCGCGTGCGATCGGAGATCCGCCTGCTGGCGTCGCTCGCCCACCCCTCCCTCGTCACGCTCTACGACGCCCGGCTGTCTTCCGCCCCGGCATATCTGTCGATGGAGCTCATCGCCGGCCCCACCCTCAGCGACCTGATCGCTCGAGGGCCTCTCGCGGGCGAAGAGGTCGCCCGCGCGGGTCGTGAGATCGCCGAGGCGCTCGCGGTCATTCACGGGCGCGGCATCGTCCACCGCGACGTCAAACCCTCCAACATCCTCGTGCGACCCGCCGCGCACCATGGTGAGTCGCCGCGGGCCACCCTCGCCGACTTCGGGATCGCCTCGCTGGTCGGCGCGACGCGCGTCACCCGCGCCGGGGCAGTGGTCGGTACGGCCGCCTACCTCAGCCCCGAGCAGGCCCGGGGAATGCCCGCCGTTCCCGCCAGTGACGTCTATGCACTCGGCCTCGTTCTGCTCGAAGCCCTCACCGGTACGCGCGCCTTCGCGGGGCGAACTCCGCACGAGTCCCTGGCCGCACGGCTGGTCGCGGCGCCCGAGATTCCACCCGCGATCCCTGCACCCTGGCGCGATGTCCTCGAACGCATGACCGCCGTCGATCCGGCGGAACGTCCGGATGCCGCGGACCTCATCGTCGCGCTGCGCCCGCTCGCCGACGTCGCCCTCGTGTCCCCGTCGTCGCGAGTCGCCGTGCTCCCCGGCGCCACCGGTCCCACTCGCGTGCTCGACGTGCCGACATCACCGCGCCGGCGCCGTCCGTCGCGGCGGGTCGTGATCGTGGCATCCGTCGTCGCCGCGCTGCTCATCGGCGGGTGTGTGTCGGTAGCAGTCGCCACCGCCGATCAGAGCGCCCAGCCGGCTCTCCCGTCGCTGCCTCAACCGCTTGACCAGCACATCGACGACCTGTGGAAGGAGGTCGGTCCGTGA
- a CDS encoding DUF6458 family protein — protein sequence MSIGAGIALFVIGAILAFAVNLPNDFVNLSLIGYIMMGAGVVVFLIGVVLLARRRQTDTVTRTEGVGDARITRSTTRSSNDDLV from the coding sequence ATGAGCATCGGAGCCGGAATCGCGCTGTTCGTCATCGGCGCCATCCTCGCCTTCGCGGTGAACCTGCCCAACGACTTCGTTAACCTCAGCCTGATCGGGTACATCATGATGGGGGCGGGCGTCGTCGTTTTCCTGATCGGCGTCGTGCTGCTCGCTCGTCGTCGCCAAACCGATACCGTCACCCGCACCGAGGGGGTTGGGGACGCGCGGATCACCCGCTCGACGACACGCTCGTCGAACGACGACCTCGTCTGA
- a CDS encoding ATP-binding protein — protein sequence MTAHATSDHHLDIDALGVTVRIDVGGLPPVDRDLLSDAWSGARTTVTRTPVAVVEPRSHFSFDQTVADLTTQVTLVALAARRGQLWMVHAGAIADDEGRVILFSGRSGMGKTTLMARLAREYGYVTDESVGILADGEVLPYRKPLSVIVDGSSAKHQLSPGSLRLRELPLEPLRLHAIVVLDRDAEHDGAPRLEPLEIADAVAALAPQCSYLAELEAPLQALIGHVEGAGGALRLRYREADAIPPLVWELFAADRLVLPHARAVAESALHDDDYEIGSATTYRRTPTLDAVTIDGARLALLRRDDDDRTTVHLIDGIGPTLWRAANNTTLDALIDAAVRVHGAPGDAGPREAVLEALHSLISAGLISEGSAASSML from the coding sequence ATGACCGCGCACGCCACCAGCGACCACCATCTCGACATCGATGCCCTCGGCGTCACGGTGCGCATCGATGTCGGTGGCCTGCCCCCCGTAGATCGTGACCTGCTCTCCGATGCCTGGTCCGGTGCGCGAACCACGGTCACCCGCACACCCGTCGCGGTGGTCGAACCGCGCTCGCATTTCTCGTTCGACCAGACCGTCGCCGACCTGACGACGCAGGTCACCCTCGTCGCGCTGGCGGCACGACGGGGTCAGCTCTGGATGGTGCACGCGGGCGCGATCGCCGACGACGAGGGCCGCGTCATCCTCTTCTCCGGTCGATCCGGAATGGGCAAGACGACCCTGATGGCGCGCCTCGCTCGTGAGTACGGTTACGTCACCGACGAGAGCGTGGGCATCCTCGCCGACGGGGAGGTGCTCCCCTACCGCAAGCCGCTGTCGGTGATCGTCGACGGCTCGTCGGCGAAACACCAGCTCTCGCCCGGCAGCCTCAGGTTGCGTGAGCTCCCCCTGGAACCCCTGCGGCTGCACGCCATCGTCGTGCTCGACCGTGACGCCGAACACGACGGGGCCCCGCGGCTGGAACCCCTCGAGATCGCGGATGCCGTGGCGGCTCTCGCGCCGCAGTGCAGTTACCTCGCCGAACTCGAGGCCCCGTTGCAGGCGTTGATCGGCCACGTCGAGGGAGCCGGCGGCGCCCTGCGACTGCGCTACCGAGAGGCCGACGCGATCCCGCCACTCGTGTGGGAGCTCTTCGCCGCCGACCGTCTCGTCCTCCCCCACGCGCGCGCCGTCGCCGAGTCCGCACTGCACGACGACGATTACGAGATCGGGTCCGCAACGACCTACCGGCGCACGCCGACGTTGGATGCCGTCACCATCGACGGCGCACGGCTGGCACTGCTGCGCCGGGACGACGACGATCGCACGACGGTCCACCTCATCGACGGCATCGGGCCCACGCTGTGGCGCGCCGCCAACAACACCACGTTGGACGCTCTCATCGACGCCGCCGTGCGCGTGCACGGTGCACCGGGCGACGCCGGTCCGCGGGAGGCCGTTCTCGAGGCGCTGCACTCACTCATCTCGGCGGGCCTGATCAGCGAGGGAAGTGCCGCGTCGTCGATGCTCTGA
- a CDS encoding DUF2188 domain-containing protein, producing MSRHDVTTRSNRGQWENSVAGRPDLSASYSSREEAIDQGRATADELGSRHIVEVAETTGAVTDDS from the coding sequence ATGAGCAGACACGACGTGACCACCCGATCGAACCGCGGCCAGTGGGAGAACTCCGTGGCGGGCCGCCCCGACCTGTCGGCCAGCTACTCCAGCCGGGAAGAGGCCATCGACCAGGGCCGCGCGACCGCCGACGAGCTCGGTTCGCGGCACATCGTCGAGGTCGCCGAAACGACCGGGGCCGTCACCGACGATTCCTGA
- a CDS encoding exonuclease domain-containing protein has translation MTSGVNGGFATIDFETTGLFPGRHHRAIEVAVVHSDPDGTVTGQWETLINPRRDLGAQGIHGVSAREIIAAPIFEQVAGQLIDLLSGRVIVAHNATFDMRFLNAELDRVDYWRPDDFVTACTMRLARTHLGGGLALADCCDAFGIPLVGAHRASADALATARLLEAFIASGTSDRWRQMLDSAPLWEPYPGERAQWLARDAVPPASLTFLDRIVVRIPDVSDTEEQAEYLSLVERCLLDRYLSEHEKDELVAFADRSGIGRETAMRLHRDYFTALVHVAWADGIISDEERADIDLVAALLSIDDGLVIDLLSAPPTKLTSPANVVLNEFVLAPGDEIVLTGEMTRVRSDWEADLRIAGYVPKAAVTKRVAVLVAADPDSLSGKARKAREYGIPVVGEAWLRDLLARA, from the coding sequence ATGACGAGCGGTGTCAACGGCGGCTTTGCGACGATCGACTTCGAGACGACGGGTCTGTTCCCCGGACGCCACCACCGGGCGATCGAGGTCGCGGTGGTGCACTCCGATCCCGACGGCACCGTCACGGGGCAGTGGGAGACGCTCATCAACCCGCGTCGCGACCTGGGTGCGCAAGGTATCCACGGAGTGTCCGCGCGCGAGATCATCGCCGCTCCGATCTTCGAGCAGGTCGCCGGGCAGCTCATCGACCTGCTCTCCGGTCGGGTGATCGTCGCGCACAACGCGACCTTCGACATGCGCTTCCTGAACGCGGAGCTGGATCGGGTCGACTACTGGCGTCCCGACGACTTCGTGACGGCGTGCACGATGCGGCTGGCACGCACCCACCTCGGCGGGGGCCTGGCTCTCGCGGATTGCTGCGATGCGTTCGGAATTCCCCTCGTCGGGGCGCATCGGGCGTCCGCCGACGCGCTCGCCACGGCGCGCCTGCTCGAGGCTTTCATCGCCAGTGGGACGTCCGATCGCTGGCGGCAGATGCTGGATTCCGCTCCGCTCTGGGAGCCGTACCCCGGTGAGCGAGCGCAGTGGCTCGCGCGCGACGCGGTTCCACCGGCATCCCTTACTTTCCTCGACCGGATCGTGGTGCGCATCCCCGACGTGTCCGACACCGAGGAGCAGGCCGAGTACCTCTCGCTCGTCGAGCGCTGCCTGCTCGACCGTTATCTCTCCGAGCACGAGAAAGACGAGCTCGTCGCCTTCGCAGACCGCTCCGGTATCGGCCGTGAGACGGCGATGCGGCTGCACCGCGACTATTTCACCGCGCTCGTCCACGTCGCGTGGGCCGATGGGATCATCAGCGACGAGGAGCGCGCCGACATCGACCTCGTCGCCGCTCTTCTGAGCATCGACGACGGCCTGGTCATCGACCTGCTCTCCGCTCCTCCGACGAAGCTCACCTCTCCGGCGAACGTCGTGCTGAACGAGTTCGTCCTCGCGCCGGGAGACGAGATCGTGCTCACCGGTGAGATGACCCGCGTCAGGTCCGACTGGGAGGCAGACCTGCGGATCGCGGGATACGTGCCCAAGGCGGCTGTCACCAAGCGTGTCGCCGTGCTCGTCGCGGCCGATCCGGACTCGCTCTCGGGCAAGGCGCGTAAGGCGCGGGAGTACGGGATCCCTGTCGTGGGCGAAGCCTGGCTACGAGATCTGCTGGCGCGTGCGTGA
- a CDS encoding DUF5684 domain-containing protein → MLTSSPNSITEQTSLFALSATNSLLALAVYVLMVVALWRVFTKAGYAGWLAIIPIVNVVYLTKIGGFSGWFALLYLVPIVGFVFFVIVSIRVGRAFGHGWFFSIVLLVLLYIIGYLILGFGTDKYRPERLR, encoded by the coding sequence ATGCTGACTTCGAGCCCGAACTCCATCACCGAGCAGACCTCGCTGTTCGCGCTCAGCGCGACCAACTCGCTCCTCGCCCTCGCCGTGTACGTGCTCATGGTCGTCGCCCTGTGGCGCGTTTTCACGAAAGCCGGCTACGCCGGGTGGCTGGCCATCATCCCCATCGTGAACGTCGTCTACCTCACGAAGATCGGCGGGTTCTCCGGCTGGTTCGCGCTGCTGTACCTCGTGCCGATCGTCGGATTCGTGTTCTTCGTAATCGTGTCGATCCGCGTCGGTCGCGCCTTCGGACACGGCTGGTTCTTCTCGATCGTGCTGCTGGTGCTGCTGTACATCATCGGATACCTCATCCTCGGGTTCGGCACAGACAAGTACCGGCCCGAACGCCTGCGCTGA
- a CDS encoding bifunctional lysylphosphatidylglycerol flippase/synthetase MprF — MPSTVASTAPSSPERAAPERAAPERAAPADVAPADAAGGAAPARGRRLVVPFATLALAALVSVVSLSPLNDAPFTDSPFDLRGLFVTLLCVDDPGMLPIVVAALVTVGAGAEHVMGARRVVLAFVGGGLVTSVLGLFVGAVETAFLPAVPLNSPPMAGAPPIAGVVAVAMAASCFTGALWRRRVRLVSFFVALTLFLYSASASDLYALVALPVGLAAGMISGGRRAALRVQRSSHHETRVLLAALTAVTAIGPVVATVWGSGAGLLSIYGWLSYDPLTLADGVVCVVSSSLAPCPPAQQYSELQAHAGWIAVLPLMVLLVASWGIVRGRRGALGLAIAVNLLVFAGMTYVFVVTEPSTLAELAVLRAADAASIWQTIVGLCVSALVPLAVAVTLFVFRRAAQVPSARGARTAFVVTVAIGAAGTLAVALAGTLALADQFGPRPDAGRLVATLPLRLLPPSLLPVESVQYVPLTPAAQALWYLPSALFWMTCLVAAVRLMLRVPDARVTGDRARARAMLERGGGGSLAFMTTWAGNSYWFAPDADAAIAYRVHGRVAVTLGGAFGADRARGDIGRAFVDFCGENGWIPVFYSVDDAALESMVDLGWQRTRVADEALLDPRTWEPTGKKRQDVRTATNRAAREGVTVQWTRWADLPFLDRAQLREISEAWVADKTIPEMGFTLGGLDETVDPAVRLMLARDADGRIVAVTSWLPIHGRAGVAGYALDVMRRRDDAMNGVMEFVIGAVIAQARADGCTVLSLSGSPLASHREAEAADLPAVDRLLEQLSALLEPAYGFRSLSMFKKKFQPEFAPMWMLYPDAVQLPAVALALLRCYVPGLTLAGAARLGARLRPNGREGAVNAA, encoded by the coding sequence ATGCCCTCGACCGTCGCCTCGACCGCGCCGTCTTCACCCGAACGCGCGGCCCCCGAACGCGCGGCCCCCGAACGCGCGGCCCCCGCCGACGTGGCCCCCGCCGACGCGGCCGGTGGCGCCGCCCCCGCGCGCGGCCGGCGGCTGGTCGTGCCGTTCGCGACGCTCGCGCTCGCGGCGCTCGTGAGCGTGGTCAGCCTGTCGCCTCTGAACGATGCGCCCTTCACCGACAGTCCCTTCGATCTGCGCGGACTGTTCGTCACGCTGCTCTGTGTCGACGACCCGGGCATGCTCCCGATCGTCGTGGCTGCCCTGGTGACCGTGGGCGCCGGCGCCGAGCACGTCATGGGCGCCCGTCGCGTGGTGCTCGCCTTCGTCGGGGGCGGCTTGGTGACCTCGGTGCTGGGCCTGTTCGTCGGCGCGGTCGAAACCGCTTTCCTGCCCGCCGTCCCGTTGAATTCGCCCCCGATGGCCGGCGCACCGCCGATCGCGGGAGTCGTTGCCGTCGCGATGGCGGCGAGTTGTTTCACGGGAGCGCTTTGGCGTCGACGCGTTCGGCTGGTCAGCTTCTTCGTCGCGCTGACGCTGTTCCTCTACTCCGCATCGGCGAGCGATCTGTACGCGCTCGTTGCGCTTCCCGTGGGTCTGGCGGCGGGGATGATCTCGGGCGGGCGCCGAGCGGCGCTTCGCGTGCAGCGCAGCTCGCACCACGAGACGCGCGTGCTGCTCGCGGCCCTGACCGCGGTCACGGCGATCGGACCCGTCGTCGCCACCGTGTGGGGGAGCGGTGCCGGATTGCTGTCGATCTACGGTTGGCTGTCGTACGACCCGCTCACCCTTGCCGACGGCGTGGTCTGTGTCGTGTCCTCCTCCCTCGCCCCCTGCCCGCCCGCGCAGCAGTACAGCGAACTGCAGGCGCACGCGGGGTGGATCGCGGTGCTGCCGTTGATGGTCCTGCTCGTGGCATCGTGGGGCATCGTTCGCGGTCGTCGCGGCGCCCTCGGCCTGGCCATTGCGGTCAACCTGCTCGTGTTCGCGGGGATGACGTACGTCTTCGTCGTCACCGAACCCTCGACGCTCGCCGAACTGGCCGTTCTGCGCGCAGCGGATGCGGCATCGATCTGGCAGACGATCGTGGGTCTGTGCGTGAGCGCGCTGGTTCCTCTGGCCGTCGCCGTGACCCTGTTCGTCTTCCGTCGTGCCGCACAGGTGCCGTCCGCGAGGGGAGCGCGTACGGCCTTCGTGGTGACGGTCGCCATCGGGGCGGCGGGAACGCTCGCGGTGGCGCTGGCCGGCACGTTGGCGCTCGCCGACCAGTTCGGCCCCCGTCCCGACGCGGGCCGTCTGGTCGCGACGCTGCCGCTGCGGTTGTTGCCGCCGTCGTTGCTGCCCGTCGAATCGGTGCAGTACGTTCCGCTCACCCCGGCGGCGCAGGCGCTGTGGTATCTCCCCTCGGCGCTGTTCTGGATGACCTGCCTCGTCGCCGCGGTGCGGTTGATGCTGCGCGTACCCGATGCGCGGGTCACCGGGGACCGGGCACGGGCGCGGGCGATGCTCGAACGCGGAGGTGGAGGTTCTCTCGCGTTCATGACCACGTGGGCGGGCAACTCGTACTGGTTCGCGCCGGACGCCGACGCAGCCATCGCGTATCGGGTGCACGGCAGAGTCGCGGTGACCCTGGGCGGTGCCTTCGGGGCCGACCGTGCGCGAGGCGACATCGGGCGCGCTTTCGTCGACTTCTGCGGAGAGAACGGGTGGATCCCGGTGTTCTACAGCGTCGACGACGCGGCGCTCGAGTCGATGGTCGACCTCGGGTGGCAGCGGACGCGCGTCGCCGACGAAGCCCTGCTCGACCCGCGCACGTGGGAGCCCACGGGTAAGAAGCGGCAGGACGTACGCACCGCGACCAACCGCGCCGCGCGCGAGGGCGTCACGGTGCAGTGGACCCGGTGGGCGGATCTGCCGTTCCTCGACCGGGCGCAGCTGCGAGAGATCTCCGAGGCCTGGGTGGCCGACAAGACCATTCCCGAGATGGGTTTCACCCTCGGCGGCCTCGACGAGACCGTCGACCCGGCCGTGCGCCTCATGCTCGCCCGTGACGCCGACGGGCGCATCGTCGCGGTGACGAGCTGGCTGCCGATCCACGGGCGGGCCGGAGTCGCCGGCTATGCCCTGGATGTCATGCGGCGGCGCGATGACGCGATGAACGGCGTCATGGAGTTCGTCATCGGCGCGGTGATCGCGCAGGCGCGGGCCGACGGGTGCACGGTGCTCAGCCTGTCGGGTTCGCCTCTGGCATCCCATCGCGAGGCGGAGGCGGCGGACCTGCCCGCGGTCGACCGTCTGCTCGAGCAGCTCAGTGCCCTGCTCGAACCCGCGTACGGGTTCCGGTCGCTGTCGATGTTCAAGAAGAAGTTCCAGCCGGAGTTCGCACCGATGTGGATGCTGTACCCCGACGCGGTTCAGCTGCCGGCCGTCGCTCTGGCCTTGCTGCGGTGCTACGTGCCGGGACTGACGCTCGCGGGCGCGGCCCGACTCGGTGCACGTCTGCGTCCGAACGGGCGTGAGGGTGCGGTGAATGCCGCATGA
- a CDS encoding recombinase family protein, with translation MTKLDRLGRSVRNLEQIADELQQRGVGLRALSQGIDTTTPGGRLFFHMLAAIAEFEYDLVVERTHDGLAAA, from the coding sequence TTGACGAAGCTCGACCGGCTTGGCCGATCCGTCCGCAACCTCGAGCAGATCGCCGACGAGTTGCAACAGCGTGGAGTGGGCCTTCGGGCGCTCTCCCAGGGCATCGACACGACCACACCGGGCGGGAGGTTGTTCTTCCATATGCTCGCCGCGATCGCCGAGTTCGAGTACGACCTGGTTGTGGAGCGCACGCACGATGGCCTGGCGGCGGCGTGA